Proteins from a single region of Acidianus ambivalens:
- a CDS encoding SAM hydrolase/SAM-dependent halogenase family protein, translating to MEAVIRRINNEVDITYITPNSKNFNLYAASYLLYTAYKYFRKGSIFLVVVDPGVGTSRKALLVKSKNYFFIGPDNGVLYPAISEDGIDEVIEISNPRLYLSKNISRTFHGRDIFATTAGFVSAGVDIHTFGPKISKDELVKLIYNYNIIKDKNLVCGKIIYIDHFGNIATSIRNISFVDENVKIIFNNNRLNARKVNTFGESKGNEFLVYKNGYGFIEIGINKENASIKLNASEGEDICLEGSIQEDSSHST from the coding sequence ATGGAAGCAGTAATTAGAAGAATAAATAACGAAGTGGATATAACATATATAACACCTAACTCGAAAAATTTCAACTTGTATGCGGCATCATATTTACTTTATACGGCGTACAAATATTTCAGAAAAGGTTCAATATTTTTAGTGGTAGTAGATCCAGGAGTAGGTACAAGTAGAAAAGCTCTATTAGTAAAATCAAAAAATTATTTCTTTATAGGTCCAGATAACGGAGTTCTATATCCTGCAATATCTGAGGACGGCATAGATGAAGTGATCGAGATAAGCAATCCAAGGTTATACTTATCAAAAAACATTTCTAGGACATTCCATGGCAGGGATATATTTGCAACTACTGCAGGTTTTGTGTCAGCAGGAGTAGATATTCATACGTTTGGTCCAAAAATAAGTAAGGATGAACTAGTAAAACTTATCTACAATTATAATATAATAAAGGATAAAAATTTAGTTTGTGGTAAGATAATATACATAGATCATTTTGGTAATATAGCTACGAGCATCCGTAATATTTCGTTTGTAGACGAAAATGTAAAGATTATTTTCAATAACAACAGATTAAATGCAAGAAAAGTAAATACTTTTGGCGAAAGCAAAGGTAATGAGTTCCTAGTATATAAAAATGGTTACGGCTTCATAGAAATAGGTATTAATAAAGAGAATGCATCTATAAAACTTAATGCTTCAGAAGGTGAAGATATTTGCTTAGAGGGATCTATCCAGGAAGATTCCAGCCATTCCACTTAG
- a CDS encoding nicotinamide-nucleotide adenylyltransferase — MLRGIYPGRFQPFHLGHLSVVKWALERVDELIIIVGSAQESHTLNNPFTAGERIEMIRMALKEYGIPTDRYYIIPIPDILMNNVWAYHVKMYVPAFQKVFARNPLVVRLFKEAGVEIDIPPAFNREKYNSTLIRKLIIMNEEWKDLVPSSVYNYIKSIKGDERLKEITGSDKK; from the coding sequence TTGCTTAGAGGGATCTATCCAGGAAGATTCCAGCCATTCCACTTAGGTCATTTAAGTGTAGTAAAATGGGCTTTAGAGAGAGTTGATGAACTAATAATAATAGTAGGTAGTGCGCAAGAAAGTCACACATTAAATAATCCGTTCACTGCAGGAGAAAGAATAGAAATGATAAGGATGGCACTAAAAGAGTACGGAATTCCTACAGATAGATATTATATTATTCCAATTCCAGATATTTTAATGAATAACGTTTGGGCATATCATGTAAAAATGTATGTACCAGCCTTCCAAAAGGTATTTGCAAGAAACCCATTAGTTGTTAGACTATTTAAGGAAGCGGGAGTAGAAATAGATATTCCTCCTGCATTTAATAGGGAGAAATATAATTCTACATTGATAAGAAAATTAATAATAATGAATGAAGAATGGAAAGATTTAGTACCTAGTAGTGTATATAACTATATAAAAAGTATAAAAGGGGACGAAAGACTAAAAGAAATTACTGGAAGTGATAAAAAATGA
- a CDS encoding hotdog domain-containing protein has product MRTETYYNVFPWHTNHFGSLHGGIYMSWLIDTAGILMSSISKGNYLLASVDYIFLFRPARLGDVLRVIAKANATWNSSVEIEVKGCIRRGDKEELGAVGLMTYVAVDENNKPRKLDVKIPPDENAEKRRMQRLERKKHAMSDIDDILDLSFTRSYIRTIYPEHGFGNGILYAGKMYTMLDEALAIVAKLYSKGNAFTVSAGPADFISPVKIGDILEIQGAVEYTGNTSLDVGGKVYAINHYTGEKRLVTSTVFSFVAIDENGKPRPIPKLNPASEKEKKIFEERLKEREERVKTSKRLQSEISCG; this is encoded by the coding sequence ATGAGAACAGAGACCTATTATAACGTTTTCCCTTGGCACACTAATCATTTTGGTTCATTACATGGAGGCATATACATGAGTTGGCTTATAGACACTGCAGGAATCTTAATGTCAAGCATTAGCAAAGGAAATTATTTACTTGCCTCTGTAGATTATATTTTCTTGTTTAGACCTGCTAGATTAGGTGATGTATTACGAGTAATAGCTAAAGCTAACGCAACGTGGAATAGCTCAGTAGAAATTGAGGTTAAAGGTTGCATTAGACGAGGAGATAAAGAAGAATTAGGTGCTGTAGGATTAATGACTTATGTTGCTGTGGACGAAAATAATAAACCTAGAAAACTCGATGTTAAGATTCCTCCAGATGAGAATGCAGAAAAAAGAAGAATGCAAAGGCTTGAGAGAAAGAAACATGCAATGAGTGATATAGATGATATACTCGACTTAAGTTTTACTAGAAGTTACATAAGAACTATTTATCCAGAGCATGGATTTGGAAATGGTATATTATATGCTGGAAAGATGTATACGATGCTCGATGAAGCTTTAGCAATTGTGGCAAAGCTATATTCCAAGGGTAACGCTTTTACCGTATCTGCAGGTCCCGCAGATTTTATTTCACCAGTAAAAATAGGAGATATATTGGAAATTCAAGGTGCAGTAGAATATACTGGAAATACGTCATTAGATGTTGGAGGAAAAGTTTACGCCATAAACCATTATACTGGAGAAAAAAGACTTGTCACCTCAACTGTTTTCTCGTTTGTAGCTATAGACGAGAACGGTAAACCGAGACCCATTCCTAAATTAAATCCAGCTAGTGAAAAAGAGAAGAAGATATTTGAGGAAAGATTGAAAGAAAGAGAAGAAAGAGTAAAAACGAGTAAGAGACTTCAATCAGAAATAAGTTGCGGTTGA
- a CDS encoding DUF99 family protein codes for MLVSGIDDGYFPLTYKGKRGKCPLVSVTFDGYKLVDVDVEFITVDGDDATTAYKNLRKGDIKMLDSIIVGGFNYIIPDNNYIIYYASKPDIDSILNAARKHYNDKRVNVIKEFLSNMIALSTNRGTVYVNTDLDLKMVKSVIEYYQIFSKYPEPIKYAHIIGKAIGQPQLISD; via the coding sequence GTGCTAGTAAGTGGCATAGACGATGGATATTTTCCTTTGACATATAAAGGAAAACGTGGTAAATGTCCTTTAGTTTCAGTCACATTTGATGGATACAAATTAGTAGATGTTGACGTAGAGTTCATAACTGTAGATGGTGATGATGCTACAACCGCATACAAAAATCTTAGAAAAGGAGACATAAAGATGCTTGATAGTATAATTGTTGGTGGATTTAATTATATTATACCAGATAATAATTACATTATTTATTATGCTAGTAAACCAGATATTGATAGCATATTAAATGCGGCAAGAAAACATTATAATGATAAACGTGTTAATGTGATTAAAGAGTTTTTATCTAATATGATTGCATTATCTACTAATCGTGGGACTGTTTATGTCAATACTGATTTAGACCTTAAAATGGTAAAAAGCGTAATAGAGTATTATCAAATATTTTCAAAATATCCAGAACCAATAAAATATGCACATATAATAGGAAAGGCAATAGGTCAACCGCAACTTATTTCTGATTGA
- a CDS encoding Cdc6/Cdc18 family protein, translating to MSDIIDEVLSSVKNSNIFKNRQYLSPDYIPDELPHREEQIKKIASILAQVYRGERPNNIFIYGLTGTGKTAVTKFVLNKLYEKIKSFKYIYVNTRQSDTPYRILADIIESFGEKVPFTGLSTAELYRRMLKILNDEHIIIIVLDEIDAMVEKHGDDILYRLTRINTELNNAKVSLIGITNDVKFVDNLDPRVRSSLSEEELVFPPYNAEELEDILRRRASLAFKDGVISDDIIRLCAALAARDHGDARRALDLLRVAGEIAERQGDTKITEDHIEKARIEIERDRVYEIISTLPFHSKIVLISILNGLKYKNTLTTGEVYEIYKKLTSEMGTECVTQRRVSDILNELDMVGIITATVINRGRYGKTKEVKLAVDKATIIRALKDNDEKLISLIKV from the coding sequence ATGAGTGACATCATAGATGAGGTCTTATCCAGCGTAAAGAATTCCAATATTTTCAAAAATAGGCAATATTTATCGCCCGATTATATCCCTGACGAGTTACCACATAGAGAAGAACAAATAAAGAAAATTGCCAGTATATTAGCTCAAGTATACAGAGGAGAGAGGCCTAATAATATATTTATATATGGTTTAACCGGTACAGGGAAGACTGCGGTAACTAAGTTTGTTTTAAACAAATTATATGAAAAAATTAAATCATTCAAGTATATTTATGTTAATACTAGGCAATCAGACACCCCTTACAGGATTTTAGCAGATATTATAGAAAGTTTTGGAGAAAAAGTACCATTTACTGGGTTATCTACTGCAGAGCTTTATCGGAGAATGCTTAAAATTCTTAACGATGAGCATATTATTATTATAGTTCTAGACGAAATAGATGCTATGGTTGAGAAGCATGGAGATGATATTCTTTATAGGTTAACAAGGATAAATACCGAATTAAATAATGCTAAGGTTTCTTTAATAGGTATAACTAATGATGTGAAATTTGTTGATAATTTGGATCCTAGAGTTAGAAGTAGTTTAAGTGAAGAAGAATTAGTTTTTCCTCCTTATAATGCAGAAGAATTAGAAGATATATTACGTCGTAGAGCTTCCTTGGCTTTTAAAGATGGAGTGATTTCGGATGACATAATAAGACTATGTGCAGCATTAGCAGCTAGAGACCATGGTGATGCTAGAAGAGCTCTAGATTTATTACGAGTTGCAGGAGAAATTGCGGAAAGGCAAGGAGATACTAAAATAACTGAAGATCATATAGAGAAAGCTAGAATAGAGATTGAGAGAGATAGAGTGTATGAAATAATTTCTACGTTACCTTTTCATTCTAAAATCGTATTGATATCCATACTTAACGGATTAAAATATAAGAATACATTAACAACTGGAGAAGTGTATGAGATTTATAAGAAATTAACAAGCGAAATGGGTACAGAGTGTGTAACACAAAGGCGTGTCAGTGATATTTTGAACGAGCTTGATATGGTAGGAATAATAACGGCAACGGTTATTAATAGAGGAAGATATGGCAAAACAAAAGAAGTAAAATTAGCCGTAGATAAAGCTACTATAATTAGAGCTTTAAAGGATAATGATGAGAAATTAATAAGCCTTATTAAAGTCTAG
- a CDS encoding tRNA(Ile)(2)-agmatinylcytidine synthase, which translates to MKYIIGIDDHDSPNRGCTTHFATNLIKILHKDGIKLFDFPYLIRLNPNIPWKTRGNASIKLIVESDKDIEEIADIVWNASLDYVNNVSQGLKYGRKPGMAIVNYDSSIILENFYTKAVSDVITQGFMEKYIQKTSAIVRGSRGIIGSLAAIGFGGNYTFELITYRKEENWEKKREIDLDSLIAFDEKFFPKVFANVDYIKKRPLILSHGGDPVFYGIRGIDPEILLKGIDMIQIKDEEIENFMIFKSNQGTDAHIIKPGDKVYQTYYGKVTIKDVEIIPGGDVILRTENGLTIFVYKETGELNSMAKLLLPGDEIVVLGAIKPSSKYGRIIDAERIEILSLSNKVEYKNPKCPICGHSSESIGKNKGYRCKKCGYKFNSEKEIIEFPRDICLGTYQTRYYRHLTKPIFLEFYNDYKKETEVLNKILNILLHN; encoded by the coding sequence ATGAAATACATAATAGGTATAGATGATCACGATTCACCCAATAGAGGTTGCACAACACATTTTGCTACAAATTTAATTAAGATTTTACATAAAGATGGAATAAAATTATTTGATTTTCCGTATTTAATAAGATTAAATCCTAATATTCCATGGAAAACTAGAGGTAATGCATCAATTAAATTAATAGTAGAAAGTGACAAAGATATTGAGGAAATTGCAGACATTGTATGGAATGCTTCACTTGATTATGTAAATAATGTTTCTCAAGGTCTAAAATATGGAAGAAAACCTGGAATGGCTATTGTAAACTATGACTCGTCGATTATATTAGAGAATTTTTACACAAAAGCAGTTTCCGACGTGATAACCCAAGGCTTCATGGAGAAGTATATACAAAAGACTAGTGCAATAGTACGTGGAAGCAGAGGAATAATAGGATCGTTAGCTGCTATAGGATTTGGAGGAAATTATACTTTTGAATTAATTACGTATAGAAAAGAAGAAAACTGGGAAAAGAAAAGGGAAATAGACTTAGATAGCTTAATTGCCTTTGATGAAAAATTCTTTCCTAAAGTTTTTGCTAACGTAGATTATATTAAAAAAAGACCATTAATACTTTCTCACGGAGGAGATCCGGTTTTTTACGGTATAAGAGGAATTGACCCAGAAATATTATTAAAAGGAATAGACATGATACAAATAAAAGATGAGGAAATAGAGAACTTTATGATATTCAAGTCAAACCAAGGTACAGACGCACATATAATTAAACCTGGAGATAAGGTGTATCAAACCTATTATGGTAAAGTAACTATAAAAGACGTAGAAATAATACCAGGTGGAGACGTAATTTTACGCACAGAAAATGGCCTTACAATCTTTGTATATAAAGAAACCGGGGAGTTAAACAGCATGGCTAAGCTCTTGTTGCCAGGAGACGAAATTGTCGTTCTAGGCGCAATAAAACCGTCTAGCAAATACGGTAGAATAATTGATGCTGAAAGAATAGAGATTTTATCATTATCAAATAAGGTAGAATATAAAAATCCTAAATGTCCTATTTGTGGACATTCAAGTGAATCTATAGGTAAAAATAAAGGATATAGATGCAAAAAATGTGGATACAAATTCAATTCAGAAAAGGAAATTATAGAATTTCCAAGAGACATTTGCTTAGGAACTTATCAAACTAGGTATTATAGGCATTTAACAAAGCCAATATTCCTTGAATTTTATAATGATTATAAAAAAGAAACTGAGGTTCTAAATAAAATTTTAAACATTCTACTTCATAATTAA
- a CDS encoding Lrp/AsnC ligand binding domain-containing protein produces the protein MISNPQSKNVSAIILINTDAGGEEEVYEKLKELKEVSEAYIVYGVYDIVAKIEAQDMDSLRNFVSSTIRKLPKVRSTLTMIIMESSTMKK, from the coding sequence TTGATATCAAACCCTCAGTCTAAAAATGTATCCGCGATAATCTTAATAAATACAGACGCTGGAGGAGAGGAAGAAGTTTATGAGAAATTAAAGGAACTAAAGGAAGTTTCGGAAGCTTATATAGTTTATGGTGTTTATGATATAGTAGCTAAAATAGAAGCACAAGATATGGATTCATTAAGGAATTTTGTTAGCTCTACTATAAGAAAATTACCTAAGGTTAGATCTACCTTAACAATGATCATAATGGAGAGTAGCACGATGAAAAAATGA
- a CDS encoding DUF367 family protein yields the protein MKIFVIELYEDDPEKSTGRKMVRFGFAKYTEKPRGIVLNPLSEEVISIDDVEIVNKYGLSVIDSSWNKSDAKFYARFMSRFSRRLPLLFAGNPINYAKPYKLSSLEAVSASLYILNFIDISLKLLSLYKWGKTFYDLNKELLESYRGKRKDEIIEIEKSFLKEEPQQ from the coding sequence TTGAAAATTTTTGTCATAGAACTCTATGAAGATGATCCAGAGAAGTCAACTGGGAGAAAGATGGTGAGATTCGGATTTGCTAAATATACTGAAAAACCCAGAGGCATTGTTTTAAATCCTTTATCTGAAGAAGTAATCTCTATAGACGATGTTGAAATAGTTAACAAGTACGGTTTAAGTGTGATTGATAGTTCTTGGAATAAAAGTGATGCTAAATTTTATGCAAGATTTATGTCTAGATTCTCTAGAAGATTGCCTTTACTATTTGCAGGTAATCCGATAAATTACGCAAAACCCTATAAACTATCTTCACTGGAAGCTGTTTCTGCTAGCCTTTATATTTTAAACTTCATAGATATCTCTTTGAAACTTTTATCCTTATATAAATGGGGAAAGACATTCTATGATCTGAATAAGGAGCTTTTAGAAAGTTATAGAGGGAAACGTAAAGACGAAATAATAGAGATAGAAAAATCCTTTTTAAAGGAAGAGCCCCAGCAATAA
- a CDS encoding CBS domain-containing protein, whose product MIPDFSELKKLRQIAGLTQAELAKRVGVSQSFIAKIENGKIDPKFSIIKKIYDELLLMINIQDTAEKIMHSPVIVAHEKDDILSVVNKMENYNISQIPVVNNDEKLIGIIYDYVLLRKIISNNIKKLTASKVMSPLPPLIQKTEPINGILRLFSKYSVVLVIDDKLHPLGIITRSDLIGFLVKHKLEEPQ is encoded by the coding sequence ATGATTCCTGATTTTTCTGAGCTTAAGAAATTAAGGCAAATAGCTGGTTTAACTCAAGCAGAATTAGCTAAAAGGGTAGGCGTGTCACAGTCTTTCATAGCTAAAATAGAGAATGGTAAGATAGACCCAAAATTTTCAATAATTAAGAAAATTTATGATGAATTACTTTTAATGATAAATATTCAAGATACTGCTGAAAAAATAATGCACTCGCCAGTTATTGTGGCTCATGAAAAAGATGATATACTTAGTGTAGTAAATAAAATGGAAAACTACAACATTTCTCAAATACCCGTAGTTAATAACGATGAGAAATTAATTGGTATAATTTATGATTACGTACTGCTACGCAAAATTATCTCTAATAATATTAAGAAGCTTACAGCATCAAAAGTAATGTCTCCCTTACCCCCATTAATTCAGAAAACTGAACCTATTAATGGAATTTTACGGCTATTTAGTAAATATTCTGTTGTACTAGTTATAGATGATAAATTACATCCATTGGGCATAATTACTAGAAGCGATTTAATAGGATTCTTGGTTAAACATAAATTGGAAGAGCCCCAGTAG
- a CDS encoding preprotein translocase subunit Sec61beta, with translation MPSTKKRKENIPLASMAGLIRYYDEENEKVKIDPKVALIGSIVLIAIILILSKLVPPP, from the coding sequence ATGCCTTCAACTAAAAAGAGGAAGGAAAATATACCTTTAGCTTCTATGGCTGGATTAATAAGATACTATGATGAAGAGAATGAGAAAGTTAAAATTGATCCTAAAGTTGCATTAATTGGAAGTATTGTTTTAATAGCAATCATATTAATACTATCTAAGCTAGTTCCTCCACCATAA
- a CDS encoding geranylgeranylglyceryl/heptaprenylglyceryl phosphate synthase, translating into MKEKISKYIQQLSEEGALHFSLIDPDKISNLDKLDSLARKLYEAGTSAFLIGGTLGVSKDKLDNVLEILSDIKIPKIIFPSNINLISEKADAILFLSLLNSDDIYYVIGAQVVAAPLIKKLGIEVLPTGYLIIGYGGTAGHIGRARIIPFDNNDLALSYALAAEFMGMKFLYLEAGSGSPEPVKPEMVSLIRRFTNLTIIVGGGIRTQETAIKLAEAGAHIIVTGNIIEDNPEKAIKIIESIRNYRRV; encoded by the coding sequence ATGAAGGAGAAGATAAGCAAGTACATACAACAACTTAGTGAAGAAGGTGCGTTACATTTTTCTCTTATAGATCCAGATAAAATATCTAATTTAGATAAGCTTGATTCCCTCGCAAGAAAGCTATACGAAGCTGGAACTTCGGCGTTTTTAATAGGAGGAACCTTAGGCGTTTCTAAAGATAAATTAGATAATGTTCTAGAAATTCTGAGCGATATTAAAATTCCTAAAATAATTTTTCCAAGTAATATAAATTTAATTTCAGAGAAAGCTGATGCTATATTATTTTTATCTCTTCTTAATTCAGACGATATATATTACGTAATAGGTGCTCAAGTTGTTGCGGCTCCTTTAATAAAAAAACTCGGTATAGAAGTATTACCTACTGGATATTTAATCATAGGCTATGGAGGTACTGCAGGACATATAGGAAGAGCTAGAATTATTCCATTCGATAATAATGACTTAGCGTTATCTTATGCATTGGCTGCAGAGTTTATGGGTATGAAATTTCTTTATTTAGAAGCAGGTTCTGGATCTCCAGAGCCAGTTAAGCCAGAAATGGTGTCATTAATAAGAAGATTTACTAATCTTACAATTATAGTAGGAGGAGGAATTAGGACTCAAGAAACAGCAATAAAATTAGCAGAAGCAGGTGCTCACATAATAGTTACAGGTAACATAATAGAGGATAACCCAGAAAAAGCTATAAAAATAATAGAGAGTATTAGAAATTATAGGCGAGTTTAA
- a CDS encoding transcriptional regulator produces the protein MGGKRKKRTKIIKPKPKLPKTFECPRCGRIAISVEIKNGIAHIKCGNCGLSADIEVPPVFDEANAYGKFIDLYLDGKLEIKESNKEESTNEGEDKQVHTTT, from the coding sequence ATGGGAGGTAAAAGAAAGAAGAGAACTAAGATTATTAAACCCAAACCTAAGTTACCAAAAACCTTTGAATGCCCTAGATGTGGTAGAATTGCAATCTCTGTAGAGATTAAAAACGGTATTGCACACATAAAATGCGGTAATTGCGGACTATCTGCAGACATAGAGGTACCTCCTGTATTCGATGAAGCAAATGCATATGGTAAATTCATAGATTTGTACCTTGATGGAAAGTTAGAAATAAAAGAAAGCAATAAAGAGGAAAGCACAAATGAAGGAGAAGATAAGCAAGTACATACAACAACTTAG
- a CDS encoding SWIM zinc finger family protein — MEDLRLLKKAKISAMQGRIVKIRSKQGFLFTYVFLGKDSSKHKDHIVNENYCDCEFFIFNKIYKDKAFCYHILALKIALHREKIITIDVEFNDFLDIIREIRHDGKSLKLRKLIYTT, encoded by the coding sequence ATGGAAGACTTGAGATTATTAAAAAAAGCTAAAATTTCCGCAATGCAAGGCAGAATAGTAAAAATACGGTCCAAGCAAGGGTTTCTTTTTACATACGTTTTTCTGGGTAAAGACAGTTCCAAGCATAAGGATCATATAGTAAATGAAAACTACTGTGACTGCGAATTCTTTATCTTCAATAAGATTTACAAGGATAAAGCTTTTTGTTATCATATTTTAGCATTAAAAATCGCGTTACATAGAGAGAAGATTATTACTATAGATGTCGAATTTAACGATTTTTTAGATATAATTAGAGAAATAAGACATGACGGAAAATCATTAAAATTAAGAAAACTGATATACACCACATGA
- the rpiA gene encoding ribose 5-phosphate isomerase A, translated as MDAKEIVAKYSTDYIKDKKIIGIGTGKTIRKLIETISDIDIFKTKQYMASSIDSEIELSKRGFSVISLFSGIIPDVYIDSFDFLIRENNGKIVLIKGGGGALFREKLLTVNSKERIFIGEISKLKVPKILQIPIEIVPVSLSYVLTSLTSQGFRVKIRESQGKIGPLISDNGNIILDMEVDNTQDLCKLNNELSNIVGVIETGIFCDLYDTIILADTDGRLEIIKKS; from the coding sequence ATGGATGCTAAAGAAATAGTCGCAAAGTATTCAACTGACTATATAAAAGATAAAAAAATAATTGGAATAGGAACAGGAAAAACAATTAGGAAATTGATAGAGACAATAAGTGATATTGATATTTTTAAAACAAAACAATATATGGCTAGCTCAATAGATAGCGAAATTGAGCTAAGTAAAAGAGGATTCTCGGTAATTTCGCTATTTTCTGGCATAATTCCAGACGTTTATATAGATAGCTTTGACTTCCTAATTAGAGAAAATAACGGTAAAATAGTCCTCATAAAAGGAGGTGGCGGGGCATTATTTAGGGAGAAACTATTAACTGTTAATTCTAAAGAGAGAATTTTTATTGGAGAAATAAGCAAATTAAAAGTACCAAAAATTCTTCAAATACCAATAGAAATAGTTCCAGTCTCGTTAAGTTATGTATTAACCAGTTTAACTAGTCAAGGATTTAGAGTCAAAATACGAGAAAGTCAAGGCAAAATAGGCCCATTAATATCAGATAACGGCAACATAATTCTAGACATGGAAGTTGATAATACTCAAGATCTATGCAAGTTAAACAATGAGCTAAGTAATATTGTAGGCGTAATAGAAACAGGTATATTTTGTGACTTGTATGATACTATAATATTGGCAGATACTGATGGAAGACTTGAGATTATTAAAAAAAGCTAA
- a CDS encoding putative integrase: protein MTEKQRRYKFGDYILRERKGRYYVYKLEYEKVT from the coding sequence CTGACGGAAAAACAGAGGCGTTATAAATTCGGCGACTATATTTTACGCGAAAGAAAAGGTCGGTATTATGTTTACAAGCTAGAGTATGAAAAGGTAACGTAA
- a CDS encoding pyruvate dehydrogenase — protein MYKLMEEDWEEDLEEEEWEDETEEDWEEDEW, from the coding sequence GTGTATAAGTTGATGGAGGAAGATTGGGAAGAGGACTTAGAAGAGGAAGAATGGGAAGATGAAACTGAAGAAGATTGGGAAGAAGATGAATGGTAA